A window of the Cannabis sativa cultivar Pink pepper isolate KNU-18-1 chromosome X, ASM2916894v1, whole genome shotgun sequence genome harbors these coding sequences:
- the LOC115725500 gene encoding bifunctional protein FolD 2: MASSSPSVHSATVIDGKSIAQTVRSEIAVEVRQLSEQYGKVPGLAVVIVGNRKDSQSYVGMKRKACAEVGIKSLDLDLPEDVSQTELIAKVHELNANPDVHGILVQLPLPKHINEEKVLSEISIEKDVDGFHPLNIGKLAMKGRDPLFLPCTPKGCIELLSRSGITIKGKRAVVVGRSNIVGLPVSLLLLKEDATVTVVHSRTPEPEKIICEADIVIAAAGQAMMIKGSWIKPGAAVIDVGTNAVDDQSRKSGYRLVGDVDFKEACKVAGCITPVPGGVGPMTVAMLLKNTLEGAKRAIPPQ; encoded by the exons ATGGCTTCATCCTCACCGTCCGTTCACTCGGCTACTGTTATCGACGGCAAATCCATCGCCCAGACAGTCCGATCCGAAATCGCCGTTGAAGTTCGTCAACTCTCTGAGCAGTATGGCAAG GTGCCGGGACTTGCAGTGGTAATAGTTGGGAACAGGAAAGATTCGCAGAGCTATGTGGGCATGAAGAGGAAAGCTTGCGCTGAAGTTGGGATTAAGTCCTTAGATTTGGACCTTCCCGAGGACGTTTCTCAAACCGAACTCATTGCTAAGGTCCACGAACTCAACGCCAATCCGGATGTACACG GAATTCTGGTTCAGCTCCCACTGCCCAAGCATATAAATGAAGAGAAAGTGTTGAGTGAAATTAGCATTGAGAAGGATGTAGATGGCTTTCACCCGCTCAACATTGGCAAGCTTGCAATGAAAGGCAGAGATCCTCTATTTCTTCCTTGTACTCCTAAG GGATGCATTGAGCTTCTCTCACGAAGTGGTATAACTATAAAAGGTAAGAGGGCAGTTGTGGTGGGTCGAAGTAACATAGTCGGGTTGCCTGTTTCTTTACTTCTTTTGAAGGAAGATGCAACTGTTACTGTTGTCCATTCACGTACTCCTGAGCCAGAGAAAATCATTTGTGAAGCAGACATTGTTATTGCAGCAGCAGGACAGGCAATGATG ATCAAAGGCAGTTGGATTAAACCTGGTGCTGCAGTAATCGATGTTGGCACAAATGCTGTGGATGACCAGAGTAGAAAGTCAGGTTACAGATTAGTAGGGGATGTAGATTTCAAGGAGGCATGCAAGGTAGCAGGATGCATTACTCCTGTTCCGGGTGGCGTAGGCCCAATGACTGTTGCAATGCTCCTAAAAAACACTTTGGAAGGCGCCAAGAGGGCTATACCACCACAATAG
- the LOC115725418 gene encoding ferritin-like catalase Nec2: MAIISSTFHIFVFLLAMESGLIWGTNTSPCCEPVEATDNDKIQFALNLEFMEAEFFLRGALGEGLDAINSSLAEGGPPPIGGRKANLDPLTHRIIEEFGYQEVGHIRAIINTVGGFPRPLIDLSPQNFAKLFNKAVGFTLKPSFDPYANSLNYLLASYVIPYVGLVGYVGTIPGLTYYTTRRLAASLLGVESGQDAVIRTLLYERGKEEVYPYGITVEKFTNYISTLRNELAMCGIKDEGLRVPKKLGAENRTTSNILSADAYSLSYARTPPEILRTVYGTGNESRPGGFYPHGANGNIARSFLFPDKY, translated from the exons ATGGCTATTATATCATCAActtttcatatttttgttttCCTTCTTGCAATGGAATCTGGTCTGATCTGGGGTACCAATACTAGTCCTTGCTGCGAACCAGTAGAGGCCACTGATAATGATAAGATTCAGTTTGCTCTGAACTTAGAGTTCATGGAGGCAGAGTTTTTCCTTCGAGGAGCGCTTGGTGAGGGGCTTGATGCCATAAATTCATCTTTGGCAGAAGGTGGTCCGCCCCCAATTGGTGGCAGGAAAGCCAATCTTGATCCCCTTACTCATAGGATAATCGAAGAGTTTGGTTATCAAGAAGTTGGTCATATCAG GGCCATTATTAACACAGTAGGTGGATTTCCAAGGCCACTAATAGATCTCAGCCCTCAAAATTTCGCAAAATTATTCAATAAAGCAGTTGGTTTCACTCTGAAACCTTCATTTGATCCTTATGCAAACTCACTTAACTATCTCTTGGCATCTTATGTAATCCCTTATGTGGGGCTGGTAGGCTATGTTGGCACCATCCCAGGTCTCACCTATTATACCACTAGACGT TTGGCAGCTTCACTTTTGGGAGTGGAATCTGGGCAGGATGCAGTGATAAGAACATTGTTGTATGAGAGAGGCAAAGAAGAGGTGTATCCATATGGTATAACAGTGGAAAAGTTTACAAACTATATATCAACTCTTAGGAACGAGCTAGCCATGTGTGGCATAAAAGACGAAGGACTAAGGGTACCTAAGAAGCTTGGCGCGGAGAATAGGACTACCAGCAACATTCTATCAGCCGATGCTTATTCACTATCTTATGCGCGAACACCGCCGGAGATATTGAGGACAGTTTATGGAACCGGTAATGAGTCTCGTCCCGGCGGATTCTACCCTCATGGTGCCAATGGAAACATAGCTAGGAGCTTCCTTTTCCCAGATAAATATTAG